The Sphaerochaeta globosa str. Buddy region TGAAGTGCGCAACCTTGCCATCGGCAATCTCGACCTCAACCTTGGTATCGCGCACATGAGACGTACTGCCATTCCACTGTCCTACGTAGGTTCCATCCTTAAGATTGGAGAACTGCACCTGAGCAAACTGCAACTGGGAAGCTTCCTTTCGATTCGGACTATCCACGCGCATTGCCATACATAGGCCAATGGCAAGTACCGCTACCAAACTTAACAGAATCCACATACACATTCTCCTTTTCTTATGCATTTCATACCTCCTCAAACCTTGAGAAGTGATAGTTCCAGCCCCGTTACCGGTTGGAAGGCCGGGATCAATGACTCAGTAATCCATCCATGCATAGTCTCATC contains the following coding sequences:
- a CDS encoding FMN-binding protein, encoding MHKKRRMCMWILLSLVAVLAIGLCMAMRVDSPNRKEASQLQFAQVQFSNLKDGTYVGQWNGSTSHVRDTKVEVEIADGKVAHFKILKGAVGKDGQPVKLSKGRTIEELFQAVVDQQSLAVDVISGATVTSKTHLKAFENALVQAGQ